A single candidate division SR1 bacterium Aalborg_AAW-1 DNA region contains:
- the rsmH gene encoding Ribosomal RNA small subunit methyltransferase H has protein sequence MVKQHVSILVNEILEYIPHDAKVIVDGTFGHGGHTLSFINSRLQSDSNLLIQCYDRDHLVMARGQARIQEQFPILPSHITLDYLTSSYATISDHSPNHGVDFILLDLGINREHVTDNVRGFSFQGQGPLDMRFDTTTGKTAYEFIQESSIDDMKRWFIEYGDFTEKRANMFATLLNKNKHNEDLKTTTGLTKLLHELRISKNELAPIFQCIRIVTNNEFGHVDDFISQLDTVLAPGGRCAIISFHSIEDRIIKYHFKNLANDNQYTILTKHVIKPTRQEVQKNKAARSAKLRIIEKNKS, from the coding sequence ATGGTCAAACAACATGTTTCTATCTTAGTCAATGAAATACTTGAATATATTCCTCATGATGCAAAAGTCATCGTTGATGGTACTTTTGGACATGGTGGACACACTCTCTCGTTTATTAACTCACGCCTTCAGTCAGATAGCAATCTTTTGATTCAATGCTACGATAGAGATCATCTGGTTATGGCACGTGGACAAGCTAGAATTCAGGAACAATTTCCTATACTGCCGTCACATATAACTCTAGACTATCTTACCTCAAGTTATGCCACTATCAGTGATCATTCGCCTAACCATTGAGTAGATTTTATATTACTAGATCTGGGGATCAATCGAGAACATGTGACGGATAATGTCCGCGGATTTTCTTTTCAGTGACAAGGTCCTCTTGATATGAGATTTGATACAACGACTGGAAAGACTGCTTACGAATTCATACAAGAATCTTCTATCGATGATATGAAGCGTTGGTTTATAGAATATGGTGATTTTACAGAAAAAAGAGCAAACATGTTTGCGACTCTTCTCAATAAGAACAAACATAACGAAGATCTCAAGACAACAACATGATTGACAAAACTTCTCCATGAATTAAGGATTTCAAAAAATGAACTTGCACCTATTTTTCAGTGTATAAGAATCGTTACAAATAATGAATTCTGACATGTAGATGATTTCATAAGTCAGTTAGATACTGTACTTGCTCCAGGTGGTCGTTGCGCTATTATTTCATTTCATAGTATCGAAGATCGTATTATAAAATATCACTTCAAAAACCTTGCAAATGACAATCAATACACTATACTTACAAAGCACGTGATTAAACCAACTCGACAGGAAGTACAAAAAAACAAAGCAGCAAGAAGCGCAAAACTCAGAATTATAGAAAAAAATAAATCATAA
- the rplI gene encoding 50S ribosomal protein L9 encodes MAKKPARIDRRINVILLESNKYLGEKYEVVKVKPIFAKNVLFPQGIAVLADKDALYAYEKRMQQAQEVKAKKSDGYKAVFDKIASDNGLTFTMTANEKGALYEKIDPAHIVAKIKDLYNVEVEDHLFKMKKKIAAVGDYTIPFQYNGVEKDLSISVKAEVAAAKGKKEETKTEEVVEAAAE; translated from the coding sequence ATGGCAAAAAAACCTGCTAGAATTGATAGAAGAATCAATGTTATCCTCCTTGAGTCAAACAAATACCTTGGAGAAAAATATGAAGTTGTGAAAGTAAAACCTATCTTTGCAAAAAATGTATTGTTCCCACAAGGAATTGCTGTTCTTGCTGATAAAGATGCCCTCTATGCTTACGAGAAGAGAATGCAACAAGCGCAAGAAGTCAAAGCTAAAAAATCAGATGGATATAAAGCTGTTTTTGATAAAATTGCTTCTGATAATGGTCTTACATTTACGATGACTGCAAACGAAAAATGAGCTCTCTACGAAAAGATTGATCCAGCTCACATTGTCGCAAAAATCAAAGATCTCTATAACGTAGAAGTTGAAGACCATCTTTTCAAAATGAAAAAGAAAATTGCTGCTGTTGGTGATTATACGATTCCATTCCAATACAATGGTGTAGAAAAAGATCTTTCTATCTCTGTGAAGGCTGAAGTAGCTGCAGCGAAAGGAAAAAAAGAAGAAACTAAAACAGAAGAAGTTGTTGAAGCTGCTGCTGAATAG
- a CDS encoding trigger factor: MNKKLLLLALPAVLVVGGCFGSQDANQTTDDSVLSGTTAMNTTQPTLEQCQAAVTSYLESQKNITPDTSKKVQSGSAITVDYIGRLANGEVFDTSIESVAKECGLYNEARGYGSGLDFVAGSGQVVAGFDEGVMNMTLNETKTIEMTADKAYGGETIALPKEGFPTKSDGSAYVAGDTFPTMMGTIEIVAVGDKEITIKNPSPLAGKDLIFDVTVKAIQ; the protein is encoded by the coding sequence ATGAATAAAAAATTATTGCTTTTAGCTTTGCCTGCTGTTTTAGTGGTTTGAGGATGTTTTGGTTCTCAAGATGCTAACCAAACTACTGATGATAGTGTTTTATCTTGAACTACTGCTATGAATACGACACAACCTACTCTTGAACAATGCCAAGCGGCTGTAACCTCTTATCTTGAATCTCAAAAAAACATTACTCCTGATACTTCTAAGAAAGTTCAATCTGGATCTGCAATTACTGTTGATTATATTGGAAGACTTGCGAACGGAGAAGTATTTGATACATCTATTGAGTCTGTTGCAAAAGAATGTGGACTATATAATGAAGCAAGAGGATACGGTTCAGGACTTGATTTTGTTGCTGGATCAGGGCAAGTAGTTGCTGGTTTTGATGAGGGAGTAATGAATATGACTCTTAATGAAACGAAAACAATTGAAATGACTGCTGATAAGGCGTACGGAGGAGAAACAATTGCTCTTCCTAAAGAAGGATTTCCTACAAAATCTGATGGTAGTGCTTATGTTGCTGGAGATACCTTCCCAACAATGATGGGAACTATCGAAATTGTTGCTGTAGGAGACAAAGAAATTACTATTAAAAATCCTAGTCCATTAGCTGGTAAAGATCTTATCTTTGATGTTACGGTTAAAGCTATTCAATAA
- a CDS encoding Glycogen synthase — MKHTLFILDYFHPFIGGIETLFDDVTQFCSEQNMKITVLTSRHRSDLKKIEKKSNVLIYRVGHNRFTILFSVLRFALQQRELIRSVDHIHTSTFTSAIPAWIISKISNKPVTITIHEIYDTLRYHLKGRKAIFYILFEWIVCHLPWKKIITVSQSSKELIQQTYPKLNNGNISVMLNQIDTNFWNREQVTANQQDELKHAHTISVSDKLLLFVGRLGYEKGLPYLIEAFSEIKEEYPDTKLVLIAPRTKQRYHHGIQYQIDTIDKQIKDNYLTQQVIRIDPVENEEELRTWMSICHIGIIPSMSEGFCYTAVQMQAMGLSLIASKVGALPEVLDHNTTLFIPYGKVQPLQETLRKVLDNSPSKKHVPIGSAIDYTNYYNLFHE; from the coding sequence ATGAAACATACTCTTTTTATTCTTGATTATTTTCATCCTTTTATTGGTGGGATTGAAACATTATTCGATGATGTTACACAATTTTGTAGTGAACAAAACATGAAAATAACTGTTCTGACCTCTCGTCATCGTTCTGATTTAAAAAAGATAGAAAAAAAAAGTAACGTACTCATCTATAGAGTTGGACACAACAGATTCACCATACTCTTCTCCGTACTCCGATTTGCACTACAACAGAGAGAACTTATTCGTTCTGTAGATCATATCCATACATCAACTTTCACAAGCGCTATTCCAGCTTGGATTATTAGTAAAATATCCAATAAACCAGTCACCATTACTATCCATGAAATCTATGATACTCTTCGATACCATCTTAAATGACGAAAAGCAATCTTCTATATTTTATTTGAATGGATTGTTTGTCATCTCCCGTGGAAGAAGATCATAACTGTCTCACAGTCAAGCAAAGAGTTGATTCAACAAACATATCCAAAACTAAATAATGGAAACATAAGCGTTATGCTCAATCAAATTGATACAAACTTCTGGAATCGTGAACAAGTCACAGCAAATCAACAAGACGAACTCAAGCATGCTCACACCATATCTGTGTCAGACAAACTCTTGCTTTTTGTAGGAAGATTATGATATGAAAAATGATTACCTTATCTAATAGAAGCATTCTCAGAGATCAAAGAAGAATATCCTGACACAAAACTCGTACTTATCGCACCACGTACAAAACAACGTTATCACCATGGAATACAATATCAGATCGATACTATAGATAAACAAATAAAAGATAACTATCTTACACAACAAGTAATACGAATTGATCCGGTAGAAAACGAAGAAGAGCTCAGAACATGGATGAGTATCTGTCATATTGGTATTATTCCTTCTATGAGTGAGGGCTTCTGTTATACTGCAGTACAAATGCAAGCCATGGGACTATCACTCATTGCCAGCAAGGTTGGTGCACTTCCAGAAGTATTAGATCACAATACTACTCTCTTTATACCCTATGGTAAAGTACAACCACTTCAAGAAACTCTTAGAAAAGTTCTCGATAATTCCCCTTCAAAAAAACATGTACCTATCTGAAGCGCAATAGATTATACCAATTATTACAATCTCTTTCATGAATAA
- a CDS encoding Undecaprenyl-phosphate mannosyltransferase, which produces MNITLLQLILLISVIILFYMVIDAGKRNRLRIFHVLVFSGGLLVIGLVALKPMLLSQLGAIVGVEKGSDFIVYISIIGLGIVVFSLLQYTLQQQQELTRFTSAQALREWTLKNHNYNIPMNGSEYKKYLFLIRAYNESSVIGHVIEEIIAAGFIHIAICNDGSIDTTEQVITTLQQQHPTINIILLSHIINRGPGAANKTLFYFAKRHMKELGCERAVSYDADGQMDINDMKTFISTASTNKYDVIFGSRFVKGGQTTNLPLMRKIILQGGRIITYIFNGLRLTDVSTGYRVYNNHAINNIIITSDRFSYQNDIIECLRRSKLSFTEVPVHIKYTDYSLSKGQSNMSAFKILIRLIYSSLFQR; this is translated from the coding sequence ATGAATATTACTCTTTTACAGCTTATACTACTTATCAGTGTCATTATCCTTTTCTATATGGTAATTGATGCAGGAAAAAGAAATAGACTGCGTATTTTCCATGTTCTTGTTTTCTCATGATGACTATTGGTGATAGGACTGGTTGCTCTCAAACCTATGCTTCTATCACAACTTTGAGCGATAGTTGGTGTAGAAAAAGGATCGGATTTTATCGTTTATATATCCATTATATGATTAGGTATCGTTGTATTTTCCTTATTACAATATACATTACAACAACAACAAGAATTAACGAGATTTACTAGTGCACAAGCACTTCGTGAATGGACACTAAAAAACCATAACTATAATATTCCTATGAACTGATCTGAATATAAAAAATACCTCTTTCTGATAAGGGCATATAACGAATCATCCGTCATTGGGCATGTTATTGAAGAAATTATAGCAGCAGGATTTATTCATATTGCTATTTGTAATGATGGCTCAATCGATACGACAGAACAAGTTATCACAACACTACAACAACAACACCCCACTATAAATATTATTCTTCTCTCACATATCATCAATAGATGACCTGGCGCGGCAAATAAAACATTATTTTATTTTGCTAAAAGACATATGAAAGAACTATGATGTGAACGAGCAGTGAGTTATGATGCTGATGGACAAATGGATATCAATGATATGAAAACTTTCATATCAACAGCAAGCACCAATAAATATGATGTTATTTTTGGTAGTAGATTTGTCAAAGGTGGTCAGACTACTAATCTTCCTCTTATGAGAAAAATAATACTCCAATGAGGAAGGATTATAACTTATATTTTCAATGGGCTACGACTTACCGATGTTTCTACAGGATATAGAGTTTATAATAATCATGCAATCAACAATATCATTATTACTTCAGATCGATTTAGTTATCAAAATGATATCATCGAATGTCTTCGTCGTTCCAAACTCTCTTTTACTGAAGTACCTGTTCATATTAAATATACTGATTATAGTCTAAGCAAATGACAAAGTAATATGAGCGCATTCAAAATACTCATTAGACTCATCTATAGTTCCTTATTTCAAAGATAA
- a CDS encoding 16S ribosomal RNA methyltransferase gives MEQSHYFNQDVIDPKYFFRINGFVDKTSFSLTSAKGLFSAEYFDLGTRILLKYFSFGPNNKSVRLLDLGCGYGLVSSYLAYQYTRGILGGVDLFHIDACDSSPLAVQVTEHNMSSYSHSGLSYHIQNSDILSDPYFSDKSYDSIITNPPFSAGKKVVKEFLKQAYDHLAPHGLLWIVIPTKKGAKSYGERCRQEFGPSSMVIQALEAGYRVWTIEKLGS, from the coding sequence ATGGAACAATCTCATTATTTTAACCAGGATGTTATTGATCCAAAATATTTTTTTCGTATTAACGGATTTGTAGATAAGACATCCTTTTCATTAACTTCTGCTAAGTGACTGTTTTCTGCAGAGTATTTTGATCTTGGAACAAGAATTCTCTTAAAATATTTTTCTTTTTGACCAAATAATAAAAGTGTTCGTTTGCTTGATTTGGGTTGTGGATATGGATTAGTATCCAGTTATCTTGCTTATCAATACACCAGAGGTATCTTATGATGAGTGGATTTATTTCATATTGATGCGTGTGATAGCTCACCGTTGGCAGTGCAAGTTACAGAACACAATATGAGTAGCTATAGTCACTCCGGACTGTCGTATCATATTCAAAACTCTGATATTTTGTCAGATCCGTATTTTTCTGATAAAAGTTATGATAGTATTATAACCAACCCTCCTTTTAGTGCTGGTAAGAAAGTTGTAAAAGAATTTTTAAAACAAGCATATGATCATCTTGCTCCTCATGGATTGCTTTGGATTGTGATTCCAACCAAAAAATGAGCTAAATCATATGGTGAACGATGTCGTCAGGAATTTGGACCTTCGAGTATGGTGATACAAGCATTAGAAGCGTGATATAGAGTTTGGACTATTGAAAAACTTTGATCATAA
- the pilT gene encoding Twitching mobility protein: MLEDTTQAMQSGGASFTENQGSVLSHQQVTTPIQDVRVDITTIIEMANQNEKVSDIHISAGDYLSFRITGDIVKQTQYGKISSEFMELFLKHLMQSDTDRIAKFWSQKDMDFAYLSKDGTTYRVNAFMKLGKVAVVMRKINATARSIESLMYEDIAGSIKKHILSRKTGLFLVCGPTGSGKSTSLVAMLQYLNQTTNAHMITIEDPIEFIFKAEKCLISQRELGGDTWSFINALRSAMREDPNIVFVGEIRDTDTAEAALNLAETGHMVFSTLHTSSAASTINRYLSLFPPEIQSNVSDRLSDSLAGVLSQYLVKSKDEASRIGLYELMINNTAVRNNIKKGDIKGIDNIIETSSSHGMISMKSYAQRLLSQGLISEESVQWLFLNTQQTD; the protein is encoded by the coding sequence ATGTTAGAAGATACCACACAAGCAATGCAATCATGATGAGCTTCTTTTACAGAAAATCAATGAAGTGTCCTATCTCATCAACAAGTTACAACACCTATTCAAGATGTGAGAGTAGATATCACTACTATTATTGAGATGGCGAATCAGAATGAGAAAGTTTCTGATATCCATATATCGGCTGGTGATTATCTTTCATTTAGAATTACTGGTGATATTGTAAAGCAAACACAATATGGTAAAATATCTAGTGAGTTTATGGAGCTTTTCCTTAAACACCTGATGCAATCTGATACAGATAGAATTGCAAAATTTTGGTCTCAAAAAGATATGGATTTTGCCTATTTGTCCAAAGATGGTACTACCTATAGAGTAAATGCCTTTATGAAATTATGAAAAGTCGCTGTAGTGATGAGAAAAATTAATGCAACTGCTAGATCTATTGAATCATTAATGTATGAAGATATTGCTTGAAGTATTAAAAAACATATCTTGTCTCGTAAGACTTGATTGTTTCTTGTCTGTTGACCAACAGGATCTGGTAAATCAACATCATTAGTTGCTATGCTCCAATATCTTAATCAAACAACTAATGCACATATGATTACGATTGAAGACCCTATAGAATTTATTTTTAAAGCTGAAAAGTGCTTGATTTCTCAAAGAGAATTGTGAGGTGATACTTGGTCATTTATTAATGCCCTAAGATCAGCAATGAGAGAAGATCCTAATATTGTCTTTGTTGGAGAAATTCGTGATACTGATACAGCTGAAGCTGCTCTCAATCTTGCAGAAACAGGACATATGGTATTTTCTACGCTGCATACTTCATCCGCAGCATCTACGATTAATAGATATCTCTCTCTTTTCCCTCCAGAAATTCAAAGTAATGTATCTGATAGATTATCAGATTCGTTAGCATGAGTACTTAGTCAGTATTTAGTAAAAAGTAAGGATGAAGCATCGAGAATTTGATTATATGAATTAATGATTAATAATACAGCTGTAAGAAATAATATTAAAAAATGAGATATTAAAGGGATTGATAATATTATTGAAACATCTTCAAGCCATGGAATGATTTCTATGAAATCATACGCACAGAGATTGCTTTCTCAATGACTTATTTCTGAAGAAAGTGTACAGTGGTTATTCTTAAATACACAACAGACAGATTAG
- the rsmG gene encoding Ribosomal RNA small subunit methyltransferase G: protein MNERKPLIELFLEINSQLNLSAIRDEEGVYTKHIMDSLELTKVLDLSQYGTLCDVGTGGGFPLLALSKYKNDEGLKLQLIGLDARRKKIDAINQMIEKLELPDTKAVRSRVEDHRQMYDIVTARAVAYADKIIQRCVPLCKKGGIICLYKEVKEEEREDILKQCKKFSLTIEKEHKYRLFEQDIERVIYVLRK from the coding sequence ATGAACGAACGAAAACCATTAATTGAGTTGTTTCTTGAAATTAACAGTCAGCTCAATCTTTCTGCTATCAGAGATGAAGAAGGGGTATACACTAAGCATATTATGGATTCTTTGGAATTGACGAAAGTATTGGATTTATCACAATATGGTACTCTTTGTGATGTCGGAACTGGTGGTGGATTCCCACTTCTTGCATTGTCGAAGTATAAAAACGATGAGGGTTTGAAATTACAACTTATAGGACTTGATGCTCGTCGCAAAAAAATAGATGCCATCAATCAGATGATAGAAAAGTTGGAACTTCCTGACACGAAAGCAGTCCGATCGAGAGTAGAGGATCATAGACAGATGTATGATATTGTTACAGCTAGAGCTGTTGCTTATGCTGATAAGATTATCCAGCGATGTGTACCATTGTGCAAGAAATGATGAATTATCTGCTTATATAAGGAAGTAAAAGAAGAAGAGAGAGAAGATATCCTGAAGCAATGCAAAAAATTCTCTCTCACAATAGAGAAAGAACATAAGTATAGATTGTTTGAGCAGGATATTGAGAGAGTTATTTATGTCTTGAGAAAATAG
- a CDS encoding Putative neutral zinc metallopeptidase: protein MALRDKLTTRGRVEDRRGTQMVQSIGGVGLIGIALVLAIGYFNGPEQALQVRQDLQEQAPIVQQQDNTPSVYDGEDEYEVFASTVIGSLNSLWTQLFKKSGITYQDPTLVLFRGGTQSACGGAVSQVGPHYCPLDQTIYLDETFFEELTRRFGAQGGDLAQAYVLAHEVGHHVQQLLGITQQINQRDNEDSIKLELQADCLAGIWIGKINEQGILEPNDLYEAIDAAESVGDDHIQETTAGYTQPESRTHGSSEQRKERLMKGYNTQSFSACNTFG from the coding sequence ATGGCATTACGAGATAAACTTACTACAAGATGACGTGTAGAAGACAGAAGATGAACTCAGATGGTTCAAAGCATAGGATGAGTAGGACTTATTGGAATTGCTCTAGTATTGGCAATAGGATATTTTAACGGTCCAGAACAAGCACTCCAAGTACGACAAGATCTTCAAGAACAAGCACCTATCGTCCAACAACAAGACAATACTCCTTCCGTATATGATGGTGAAGATGAATATGAAGTCTTTGCATCTACCGTTATCGGATCACTCAATAGTCTTTGGACACAATTATTCAAAAAGAGTGGTATTACCTACCAAGATCCGACTCTCGTGTTATTTAGATGATGAACACAATCAGCTTGTGGAGGTGCTGTATCACAAGTAGGTCCTCACTATTGTCCACTCGATCAGACCATCTATCTGGATGAAACGTTTTTTGAAGAACTGACGAGAAGATTTGGAGCACAAGGAGGAGATCTGGCACAAGCGTATGTCTTAGCTCACGAAGTGGGACATCATGTCCAACAACTTCTCTGAATTACCCAACAAATCAATCAAAGAGATAATGAAGACTCTATCAAACTCGAACTCCAAGCAGACTGTCTGGCGTGAATCTGGATAGGAAAAATTAATGAACAAGGCATCTTAGAACCTAATGATCTCTATGAAGCCATCGATGCAGCTGAATCTGTAGGTGATGATCATATTCAAGAAACCACCGCAGGATATACCCAACCAGAATCACGAACTCATGGCTCATCAGAACAGAGAAAAGAACGATTGATGAAAGGGTACAACACCCAAAGTTTTAGTGCTTGTAATACCTTTGGATAA
- a CDS encoding hypothetical protein (Prokaryotic N-terminal methylation motif): MKIYKAFTLIEMLIVIVIIGILSSALIPRVKGIQDKARYTQVQKDFQDLKAVIFMAQTNTGLPLKDITGTISSELPCRTVSGRLSDLPNTHACKTTWISSLRKIEQAAGIYNESLKSLNTDPRGSPYLLNENQGEYSAPCVRVDNIRTAGPNRISNLEDEYTNYEFSGNLISVKVGDDVGYAIPPLGCTGEY; the protein is encoded by the coding sequence ATGAAAATATATAAAGCATTCACCCTTATAGAAATGCTTATTGTAATCGTCATCATAGGTATTTTATCATCAGCATTAATACCTAGGGTGAAATGAATACAAGACAAAGCGAGATACACACAAGTACAAAAAGATTTTCAAGATCTTAAAGCTGTTATTTTTATGGCACAAACAAATACCTGATTACCACTCAAAGACATCACAGGAACAATATCTAGTGAATTACCATGCAGAACAGTAAGTGGACGTTTATCAGATTTACCTAATACTCATGCTTGTAAGACCACATGGATATCAAGCCTTAGAAAAATAGAACAAGCTGCAGGTATATATAATGAATCTCTCAAATCATTAAATACTGATCCTCGATGATCTCCTTATCTCCTGAATGAAAATCAGTGAGAATATTCTGCACCTTGTGTTAGAGTTGATAATATACGAACAGCTTGACCTAATCGCATATCTAATCTTGAAGATGAGTATACAAACTATGAATTTAGTGGAAATCTTATAAGCGTAAAAGTGGGTGATGATGTATGATACGCTATCCCTCCACTAGGTTGTACAGGAGAGTACTAA